GAAGCATGCACTTCAACACCTATTGGTCTGGCCGCACCAACCCTCCGAAGACAAACAACGATCATGCACCTCTTTCCTTGGTCCTGAGTTCAAAACCTCATATTACCCGTGCGTGTGAATTTCCCTCTCCCcttaggccccgtttggttcatggaacGAATTTGAGGGAAATCATTTCATATGTCATTTCCTAAGGGAcgagaaatggaagattcatttcccatgtttggtaatgaTGGAAAAGTAATCGGGAGATaacactttatttcctttttgagtaggaatgaaaaacaaagtttgtataaattttccaattatacccatattaaattaaaagaaaaaataaaaaagaatgtatttaatgatatattgtaattctaaattgttaatgggagCAAAATggttatgaaaaatgtgtatttaatttggttaatttccccaaaattttccatgaggaggaaaaacaaaacccaagttgggaGGATGGCTTCATTTTCTCTCTACTTTTCCATAGGCCAGGCAACGATTTCCCATacctggacttaccaaacatgggaaagtaaTTGATTTCCCATCCCAAAGTCTCCTTTCCCATGAACGAAACGGAAACTTTGGCCAAAGAAAAACACCAATTATTTAAACCCATCCATTGATTTCAGACTTTTGGTGGAGAGTGATGCAAGCAACTTTTAGAGAGATCTTTGTTTGTGAACCTTTTAGAAAGTTTGATTAGTTCCTTGTCTTTATTGCTTCCAATACTCTTGGCACAACTTTGTAAATTTATCATGCtcaatttatgatttttgggAGTTTCACTATTATGCCCAATATATGatctcaaattataaaataaaaactatagGATAAATTGcttaaatggtcctcaaatttatacttgatttacattttggtccctcaactaaattattcgttcaaatggtccatcaactctatattatttgCTCCAATGGTCCTACCGTATAATTTAATGTTAGATTTAACCTAATTTTAGGATAAATAATGatcaatttgccctcatatttaacataAATATTGATAGAATATAACAGTATGAATAATGGagcgaataatatagagttgatggaccatttgaatgaataatttaattgagggaccaaatTGCAAATCGAGTATAAGTTTAAGGAcaatttgagtaatttacccaaaAACCATATATGCAATGGTCTttataaacacacccaaaacccaaaacactcaacaaagcatcaaagtaatttaataatcaaaattaaatttaacgaccatttgaacgaataatttaattgagggaccaaaatataaatcgaGTATAAGTTTGAAGACaattgagtaatttacccaaaaatcatatatgcAATGGACTttataaacacacccaaaatccaaaacactcaacagagtatcaaagtaatttaataatcaaaattaaatttaacagGGTcatctgtcattttttggaatttgtttataaaaaataaatagtataagGTTTATTTATATCACTAGTGCtaaaaatgaatatataaCCAAATAcctcattattttttttgattttcagctaAAATCCGTTCAAACCTTTTTGCTCTTCTCCAGAAATTACTTAAAACCAGTGTGAGTTTTGGGTGGGGGCAACAAAGTCTCTGAAGGCTCAGAAATATATGGTGCGGTCATTCTCTCTCACAAAAGCTGGAACTTGGCCCTTCTGTCTCACAAGAGAAAGTTGCAGTAGAAGCTTATCTCGAAGTCAGGAGACTCAGGGCTTCCTGATTTTGTCTCTATTATAAAAATTCTTTGAAGAATCTTCGATGGAAAAAGGGCTTTCGTGCATGTGCATCAAGCTATAAACGCTCCAAAACAGGCTCCTGCTTGATCATACATCTCAATTTTCCTTGTCTTCATTTTGtgtcacttttttttaattcttatccAGCGAATTTAAATACAATATACAGGTGATGACAGGTGCTTTGAAATCAGATGTCATCTTTGGCTACTGGGGCACCTGAACGGCCCCaaaaatccatatatatatatatatatatatatataggaacaAGAAGCATTCCAAAGACCCCCCAAACAATAATGCTTGAATGAATCTCTATGGATCAAGAAGCcataccaaaaccaaaacactgTCGAACTCGAGCCTCTTCCGATGAGACTTTGCTGTTGCCAGGCTTACCAAACCACCTTGCACAGCTCTGCCTTGCAAAAATCAACCCTTCCGTTCTCTTCTCTGTTTGCCGCTCATGGCGGCGCCTTATCTACTCTCCTTCCTTCCctccttttttctctctctacgcCATTCtctctccaccaccacctcatcaccaccaccacaaccccAATTCCCCCATTCAGTTCTCCTCACTAGACCCCATATCAAACACATGGACAtctctccctcctcctccctcctcccCTCCTCTCCAACTCCTCCACTGCCACCCGTCCTTCCTCTCCCGAAAACTACCGATCCAATGGTTGTCCGTCTCCGGCCGCCTTGTCCTCGTTGCTGCCACTACCCACCAGTTCGCACCAGCGATGCCTCGTCCTCTTGTTTTCCAACCACTGTCCAACCAGTGGTCCTTCGGCCCCCCGCTGCCCGAGCCGCGCCGCTGGTGTGGGGTTGGGACTGTGGGTGGAAAAGTGTACGTGGCTAGTGGGATTGGAACAACTTATAGAGGAGATGTTGCTAGGTCGATGGAAGAGTGGGACACGAAGAGAAAGGAGGCTTCTTCGTCATGGGTTAAGAAGGCATGCCTTAAAAATGGAAGGTTTAGCAGGGAGGATGTGGAGGCTATTGGGTACAGAGGGAAGCTATGGATGGTGAATTCCAAGGGCAATGCAGTCAAAGAAGGGGTTGTCTATGATGTGCAGAAGGACACGTGGCAAGTCATGCCTCAAGGCATGCTCGGTGGATGGAATGGGCCAGCTGCTGCAACCATCAATGATGATGGTCATGATGaccatgatgatgatgatgtgatGTATGTGGTGGATGAGAGAAAAGGAGTATTGAACAAGTATGTTGATGAAAATGACTGCTGGGAAATGGTGATGGAGTCGGTTGTGTTAAGAGAGGCTGAGCAAGTTTGTGCCGGGAGGGGGAGAGTTTGCGTGGTTTGTGCTAACGGAAGAAGGATTGTGGTGGTAGATGTCGTGGCGACACCACCGCGAATTTGGGTGGTGGAGCCGCCGCCGATGTTGGAAGTTGTGGCTGTACACATTTTGCCTAGGATGTGTAGAACggattaatattttaattgctCCTCATGATTTAAGAATAGTTTAATATAGCGTGGATATGACGATACATCAATCCTCATAGGTCACAATGtgtgtgagtttttttttgggctagATAAATATGAAATGGAACTTTTTGTTATAATTCCTATCAAATGcaataaagaaaagaacaatgAAAAGTACTTACATGTAGAGATTAAATGTAGTTTTGGTTCTAATTTCTTTAAGGATTATGTTCTTTAGCTAGTTAACTATTTtacgaagaaaaaaataaagaatgttCTTAATTTAATGTGATACGGATAAtataaagttttctttttttggtaaaataaAGTTCTAAAGTTTGATTCTTTTTAGTGTAACaaatggccaaaaaaaaaagaaaaaaagatccAGAGTTCCTTATTTAGGTAGTAGAGTACTTTTTGGTTCAAAAACGTTTAGGGGGAGGGGAGGCTATTCCATCTCAAATTCAGTGCATATCATGACCTTTTTGAGGACTTACAAAGAGAATCttaacctctttttttttatttttacagaTAGATAATAGagtattttagaaaaacaataCAGACACTATGTTAATtctaatgtttatttttggcAAGTATTGAATAAATGTTCCATTTTCTATATTAATTTTCTCaacttcaaatttcttttcttaataagaaaaaagcaGTTACCCTATTCGAATAATACATGTGGAGAAGAAACCAATCAACAATTCGAAACCaacatgaaaacaaaatcaagaaCACAAGAGATAAGGTCACAATCGGACCAAACCATAGAGAGATAAGATAAGATCACATCACATGCACTGAAAGCAAGTGAGAGATGCAAAGgccaaaaactgaaaaagtatctctttgtttttccttgaAATAAACTTGACCAAGCTTGTAAAGTAAGAAATTCCAAATTACAAGTCTCAAGTTCCAACCACTAAAGGCAACAACATCTACCTTTACAAATTTAATATTGCCAACCACTAGCTATAAAGCTTTGTCCTGTGAACCCTATTGACCCGAGAAAAGTTAACCTTTTGTCTTTGTTCATTGTATCGGCAACTAGCTTTTTTTGAAGATCATAAAATAAACAGCAAGCAAGTGATTTATATTCTCAACGCCTCTTTACCTTTTGAAGGGCTTCAAAGTTGAAAGCTAAGCTaccacatatataattatatattatatatggtACATTAAATTTTGGgcactttttattattattataaaaagtgCTTCGCTTTTGGAACATCTGCATGACGATAAGAAGGGCTTTAAAGTGGAAAGATTAGCCGTTCAACTCTCACGATAAAAATTCGGGTCATATTCGAATTAATTTGccaaatttatataatttgtttattaaacAGATCGTATCAATCCgttaaaagaaaatgaaaatggtgacTTCAAAGCACACTAAAGGGGCTCTGCTGCAGTATGATATTATCTGTTTTGGGACTCCCCCTTTGCCCTCATGATTTTATTTCTAAGAACTCACAAGTAACTTCCCAGTAGGTCACCTATCTTGGGATTGTTCTagcccaaactcgcttaacttcgaaGTTCTCATGACTCCCAAGCGAGTGAGCTTTCAAAAAGTCTCATGCTAGATGGAGGTgagcatgtacatataaggcacatcaccccctttccgttggtcgatgtggaaTGTTACACAAAATCCTAGCCGaattccctctctctctctctcacgccactctctcctctctccctcacGGCTCTGGCCATCCGGTTCTTTCGTACCGTAGAGAAAACTCTAACCTTCTCTATTATTTTCGTATCTTTCTAAAAATCATCAACGTGGCAATATGCAACACAATATGTGAGGacatttttgtcttttcaaaatatttgcaATCAATTATGTATGTAATCACTCAATCTATCTCTTAAACACTTTAGATTTATAGGACTTGATTATGACTAGGaaaaactacataaataaaattatcaaatttgtCTCAATAAGAACTAAAGTTAGATCAAATCAGATCAAATTTGCTTAATTTGAAAACGCAATAGGAGGAAGAAgcccaaagaaagaaaaaaaaaaaaaccttgccGATCTCTTCCTCTATGAGTCCCAAAGGAAAAACttcatagagagagagaggaggaagaagcgtCACTGCCCCTCctccctcttctctcttctcgttttttccttttgggttAGAGAATAAGTCTACTAAGGCGTTTTGAATAAGAAACCACTACTACAAAACTGCTCTAAAGGCACATTTCAAGGAGCACGGAAGAAGGGTTTACGCCTTTTCAATCTCATTtagcacaaaaaatacttAAAGATGTCTTTTACACAAAAGACACAATTAATGTATGTCTAAGAAcgaatttatttgtttgtgtcCAATGCTAATATAAGCTTCCATCTTGTCACCTCACTTTCAGTGAGAGTAATTGTTATAGTTTAAAAGCATGATTAATTGTGCTTTCCGAAGGGTACGAAAAACTTTTTTGTGCCCTTAGGTTttatatacttttaaaaataataatttattctaTTTATCAACTCCTCGTTTtatgagaaaaaaattgactttttatCTCAAATGGTCCTTCAGATTTGCGAAAGTATTACACTTAGTCCCtaagtttttttgtgtgtgacaCTAATTGTCCTTGATACACATCCAATGGTATAGAACCATGTggctttaaataaaatataaaatatattttaaatattttaaacttaaaatccatatcaaaaatttaaaaagaaaattaagtctttttataaataaaaaactaaaaaacctACAGCCATCCCCCGCGTTCTCCTTCTCCCAGCGCCCCTGCCCCCATGGCAGACCCACTCTCaagcaaattaaaatatttattttcgaTTCAAATGCGTTCGAGTACTCCAGCACTAATTTCTGAATCGAACCAAGTTTCTACTCATTGGATTTCATCTCTGTCATATTCTTCAATCaatgtttctttgtttggcTAAACCTCTTGTACAATACCCTGCAATTCCTTGGCTTTAGTTCACATCACCAAGTTAAAGTTCAACTCTTTGGCTTCAAAATCCGCCAATCGAGAGGCCATTTCCTTCTTGAACAGCTCTTGGAATTCCTTGGCTTAAGGTGCTCGATGAGTGGGTCTGCGATGAGCAGATGGCTGCAgggtttttagtttttcagttttaattttttttttatttataaaaagaattaattttctttttaaaatttttacatggattttaagttttaaaatatattatatattttatttaaagccatgtggctatactattgtATGTGTAGGCTCCACATATGTGTCACGTCAtcaatttaacataaaattcgATGGAAGCTAATGGCAATGACCATTTTTATGTGTGGAGAGTAACCTTAAGCACCattagtgtcacaaaaaaaccTTAGAGACGAAAGATGATAATTTCGCAAACCTAAatgaccatttgtgataaaaagccaaaaaaattatattctcCTCCTTTTGCCTTCCCCCATACTCCTCCTCCATCCTTTGCTTTCCCGAAGACCATAACTCTTATCTCTAGAAATCCAAAATGAGCCTTCTTTATTCTCCTCCTTCGATTTTACCGATGTCTCCCTGCTCCCTCATCTTCCTCATCCTTCCCACCATCCTCCCCAACCACAGCATCCCCACTGTGAAAAACACTTGGAGTAGTTGAATAATATGACCaagaataagaaaattcaaagagaTCGATCAGACGGAGACAACGATTCCAATAATCCCATGAACAATTGTAAATTGAAAGAAGTGATCTCTCTCACTCTGATCTAAATTCTTATGGATGGTTGACtgcattcttttttaaatgaacGAAAATGAAAAGTTAGCGTTTTATAGGACAAGCCTAACAAGTTTGTAGTTGTTCACTGTTCCAATTGTAAGACAAAGCGATTTTTCTTTGACTGTATTGAAAGATGGTAAGTAAGAATTAAGATGTTGACAGTTTTAATTTGAGTGAGCTAATTGTGtatttgcataattttcatttataccCAATTCTTAAATCTAATCCTGTATTTATTTGTGCGAgtttggttgaaaattttaattttagtgaGCTCATTGTGTTTGCATTacttgaaagagagagagaacgtGGCGGCGATGGAGAAAAAGAACGAGGAAGTGGAGGTGatggagaaagaaagagagagagaaaggtgAAGTGGCGCTGATTTGGATGGTAGAGGGATGTAAGAGGTGGCAGTGCTTGGcaaccctaatttttttttttttttgaaaaaataaatacattggGCACAGATGAATGGTTTGTGTGTATGTACAAAAGTCAAATCAAAAGCAGCAATCGATGTTATCAGATATATGCTATATACGTGCCCAAAAGTAAAATCGTGCCCTATGAACAATAGAAACTCCTATAGAGGAAACTGATTATTTTAAAGTGGCTACATTGTGGCCATCAGTATAGAGCACGAATAATTGTGTCTTTTTGCATTAAAGTGCACAAATAACAGTTGTGCTGAAAACCAAATATTTTAGTAGTGAACCCCTTGGGGTGAATTCTTCTAAGCCATgctcaaattgaaatttctcaTCACCCCTTTTAGGCTATGTTCTCAATCAAATCTTTCTCCCAAAATCCACTCTCTAACACTACTCATGTTCTCTGTTGGTTCTACATCGTCTTTGATGGAAGTTGCTGCAAATCACCCAATTATTCTTTGGTAGGATTGTTGTTTTCGTTTATTTGTTCGCTATTATGCGCAGGTATATTGCTggaaatcatattttcccCAAATCTAGTGTGGTGGGGGGTGTGGTCGGTGGTAGGGTTCATTTAGGCTCATGGGTTGCTTCAGGGTTCAGTCATGTTGGGTTTGTGGATTTTGTTTGGGCTTATGGTTAATTGTGGTGGTGTGGGCTAGTAGTTTTAGTGCGGCTTTTGTTCGctctagttttgtttttaaaatgttAGTTTGTTGCCCTCTTGGGATTGGTACTTTAGATGTCATGTTGATTATTTGATTATACTATTGAAATTTATGTAATAAAGTTTATCTttgatagaaaaaaaaaaaagaaaaagaaaaaaaagaactaaagTGAAATATAAGTCAAAATTTTAGCCTTTTCTAAAATAGGCATGAAGCTCTAACATTGagcataaaaacaaatttacgCACATTATTACACTACAAGGAGGAAAACATTCGAAGTATTCGAAATGTTTCAGTTGAGAATAATGCCTTGCACCACAATTAATTTCCATAAAAAATACACGATTTTAGGTGACCAAAGATAGGTAATTActcttgaccaaaaaaaaagaaaaaaaagaaaggtaatTACTATATGCCATCAGCACTACTTTTAACAGACATTTAAACAAGTAAACAAACTAGGGCTGGGCACGGTACGGGATCACACGGGATGGAGGTCAGCCCGGTGTTAATTCCAGATAGGGGAATCGGGATGAGATGACACGGGATGAGAATTTTTGAAAACACGTTCAACGGGACCGGTACGATTTGGTATCAATGTTGATACTGTAAAAAATctacaaaatttcataaatcaaGCGtaatacaacaaaataaacaatcaAAAGTCTTAATTCAAGACCAACCAAGAAATGAAAATCTCATATAAAGTTCAAGCGAAATGGAATTATAGCAGCGAGATAGAACAAACCATTATTAAACCATGGTCAAAGTACATGCTTTTTATTTAgccagaaagaagaaaaaaaaaattatttatttatttatttagctaTTTACGTTTGGtaaatgaaaaggaaagtaattgaagaaaa
The Prunus dulcis chromosome 2, ALMONDv2, whole genome shotgun sequence DNA segment above includes these coding regions:
- the LOC117619355 gene encoding F-box/kelch-repeat protein SKIP25-like; the encoded protein is MDQEAIPKPKHCRTRASSDETLLLPGLPNHLAQLCLAKINPSVLFSVCRSWRRLIYSPSFPPFFSLYAILSPPPPHHHHHNPNSPIQFSSLDPISNTWTSLPPPPSSPPLQLLHCHPSFLSRKLPIQWLSVSGRLVLVAATTHQFAPAMPRPLVFQPLSNQWSFGPPLPEPRRWCGVGTVGGKVYVASGIGTTYRGDVARSMEEWDTKRKEASSSWVKKACLKNGRFSREDVEAIGYRGKLWMVNSKGNAVKEGVVYDVQKDTWQVMPQGMLGGWNGPAAATINDDGHDDHDDDDVMYVVDERKGVLNKYVDENDCWEMVMESVVLREAEQVCAGRGRVCVVCANGRRIVVVDVVATPPRIWVVEPPPMLEVVAVHILPRMCRTD